The genomic window CCGGGCTACCAACCAGGTAGGCAGGTTATTGAAGAGCTGTTTTAGTTTAACGTAGTTCGTTGGGTTTGGATAGTTGACGTGACTACTATAGAGTCTAATACGTGTTAATTGTTTATGTGTTATTGTACACATTCAGTATTACTTCATGACAAACATCACTGGTGTGAGAGTGCATAGTATTGAGTTAGTGGTAAACATTCCCTTGTACCTATTACCATCAGTTTATTTTCTTCTGATTGACCATGACGTATTTTAACCTGGCTTTGTGCCTATGATATCACCCGTAAGTAATTGAAGAAATTGACATTCATGACTGATAAAAAGGACGTTCTGAGTTTAAGTACATAAATAACTGcatttttgtaaacaataacaatattcaATTCCACGACAAGCATATAGAATAATTATCGCGGAAGATTTATTTATGGGATTTAATCCAGAACCATTAAGGCTCTACTAGCCGGGTCATTTAAAATCCTTTTATACAATAATGGCATGCtaaaatacatattgataattattatatttttttttcattaaagtGTCACGCATTGATCATCATTGATTGAGCAGTAAAATACAAATCacaataataaaatgtttgaataaaaCCGAGCGATACCCAGCCATATAGATCATCACATGTCAGTAGATTCCTGGGAATCTAGTTTCTAGTAAAGATACATAATTTTCTAAATagtatttttaaatattgcattttaaaattGCTTCTTTAACGCGTGCCCTATTCTCCATTGAACGTGTATGTGGGGAAAAACCGGACTAATACTATTGCTAACACGTCTATGGAGACTATATTAAGTTGTTCTGAATATTATGTTAATTATTACTGAATCCATGGTGACCCCATTTCATCTTCGTAGGGGCTTGTTGAACCTTGAAATAGAATTGAATGTCTTTAATTTgacgtatatatcacaagaTAATTATATCATACGGATTCGGTTTACTGATGAAATAAAATTCCATAATTACTTGAAGAATTCGTGACCCAACAGCAACCCTTATAATATAGAATGTTACACACATCGTATCCATGGAGTCCAACTCAACATTTCTCTAAACTGGAGGATTAGTCAGAGAAACCTTCTCAGGAAAGTTCAGGTGATACATATTGCTTGCTATAGTGACCCTTCCTGAACATTCAGTGGATGCCATATTGCTGGCTAGAGAAACCCATCTTGGAACATTTAGTGGTACATATTGCTGGCTAGAGAAACCCATCTTGGAAAATTCAGTGGATGCATATTGCTTGCTAGAGAAACCCATCTTGGAACATTTAGTGGTACATATTGCTGGCTAGAGAAACCCATCTTGGAGCATTTAGTGGTACATATTGCTGGCTAGAGAAACCAATCTTGGAAAATTCAGTGGATGCATATTGCTTGCTAGAGAGATCCATCAAAGAAAATTCAGTGGATAAATATTGCTGGCTAGAGAAACCTATCTTGAAACATTTAGTGGTACATATTGCTGGCTAGAGAAACCCATCTTGGAAAATTCAGTGGATAAATGTTGCTGGCTAGAAAGACACATCTCGAAAAATTCAGTGGATGCATATTGCTTGCTAGAGAGATCCACCAAAGAAAATTCAGTGGATAAATATTGCTGGCTAGAGAGACCCATCTTGAAACATTTAGTGGTACATATTGCTGGCTAGAGAAACCCATCTTGGAAAATTCAGTGGATAAATATTGCTGGCTAGAAAGACACATCTCGAAAAATTCAGTGGATGCATATTGCTTGCTAGAGAGATCCATCAAAGAAAATTCAGTGGATAAATATTGCTGGCTAGAGAAACCCTATCTTGAAACATTTAGTGGTACATATTGCTGGCTAGAGAAACCCATCTTGGAAAATTCAGTGGATAAATATTGCTGGCTAGAAAGACACATCTCGAAAAATTCAGTGGATGCATATTGCTTGCCATAATGGACTGAACAAATAGATTAAGCCTAATGTGACAACTCATTAATATTTGAACCACTATACCTCAATATCTGGCGTAGAAATGGTGAACACCACATCTACATTCACCGGTTTGTGATTATTTATAGCATACATGAATACGTAAATAACGTGCATTAAAAGGTTTGAGCCGTGTCACGCTTGATTGAGCGCGTTAGGTATACGATACCTACCTGCCTGATTGaaattaacatgaaaaaaattgtttatccTTGTACGTATATACTTCTGACTCAGCGGTTATATTTAAACTTACGGAACACGCTCAGCGGTTATATTTAAAATTACTGAACCACGTACACAGTGACATTATGATGAAATAtctcatttttatataaaatatctgcGGTGAAATTTCAATAGCCTCTTGTGCCTGGCACTGGTGGGTCGTGGCCGCGGTACATTCTTAatctttaattttcttttgggaAACATAATTGAATTTTTCGGGGAAATCTTAGTTATGGAACTTTCCATAAATTCTATAATACCTTCTTTGTCTAATAAagaaacaataacaaacaataCCGACATAATTATACGAgaccataattcaaactcaaaattgattaatTGAGGTCaagatataacaaaaatatatatttgcatgaAAACTCGTGAAAAAGCACAAAGATTATAACACCAGGTGTACCGCAGGAGTAAGCGTCTTTAAGCGAAGGAACGTAAATGTAAGTTGGACATGACTCGATGGATTACCGTAAAGCCGTAATATTGGACATTAGACTCGTTGATACTAATGACGTATCTTCATGTTGCATTATTCAATGTAGTGTAAAATAGTGTAGTGgataaaatagtttttaatttcattaaacttTGAATTACAATACACGGAGCGCTTTGTAAAGCACCGTAAACTAATCGCTTAAAGGACTAAACGTTACATTACCTAATACAAAGGTGGGGCAAAATAGAACTTCTCCGAAATCAATTATCGGTTCACTTAAATTTTTTTGCAAGATGAAAAgaaaaactcaaaattttgtagaatggttatACTGGGTAGCGCAAAGTATGGAGCTTTTGGTattgtgtaaaatatacaatagtCTATTCTTGTTTTCATCATAATGACTGTTTTTTCCGTAGAGAATGACACGTCATTGTTCTGTTATCGTTATAGGGAACACGATGTAGGCCAGATCTGTTATAGaaactgttttatatatagggTATAATGTTAGGATATTTACATTACAGTTTACTGTAGCTACAAGGACATCAAACCTGGAGCTTATGTCGTAACAGATAATACCTTAATAACATAGTTTACAGGGATTTGTTTACATGAGAATATCAGTGATGTTTACATTTCTGACAGAGATACAGCTAATTGATCAAAATATCCATCGTGTCTCTTCAATAATCATTCGGCTTCACCCTCCCCGCCAGTCTGACTACATATTTCATTATCGGTTGCTTAGAATCCtgaaactttattttaaaagttttgattaattttcaataaattggTAACTTCATATTGACTCATCTTTTCCAATATCTCACACCAACCTTCCCCTAATGGCTACAGTGTCAGTTACCAGTGACCAGACTGTAGATGGACGATGCATCAGAATATATAAAGACAATGGAGATTATATAGTGTCCATGATCTCATCGAATCGCACCTGGTTCGACGTGTATTGATGATCTGAGAGTAATTGATAGTCAAGCCTATACTATCCATCGGGTAGTAGGCTGACGGAGTGATAACGTACACTCGTCTTTCACACAGGCGACCGGTGTTCGATTTCCCGATCGGGCTTGGGTCCGATGGCATGGGGTTTTCCAAGGGattccagtttcctcccacagtattTGCAATTATTTTCAATGAATAAAATTGTAGTTTTATTACGCAGGTCTTATAAGCCTTTTTTCCTCCACTTTTTCTTGCATGTATCACgtcattttatttatataatttttttatccTATGCTTGAGTGTACTTACTCGgattatatttatgttacagCCCATCAGACCGTGGTTGTCACCACTCCTGGATATGCACAGCCTCTCATTTTCCGTGAGGGTCCAGTCAACATGTCCTGTCCATTCTGTCAGGCACAGATAGTGACTACCACCACATACGTCACCGGAACACTCGCCTGGCTCATTTGTGGTATCCTTATTCTCTTGGGGTGAGTGAACATGTGTACTGCTTCGATAACACACGAGGACAATATCTAACAATTATTTACCACATTAGCCTATATATTGTACAACGGTTTCCCCAACCACTGAAAAAGACATGACAATGTTTTTACTCTTGCATAGATGTCTCCATATTCCATATTTCCACAAATTAAGTCAataattggttctaaatacTGAAGTTGGCACGTTCTTTTGCTTTGGTATGCCTATATATGGTGTCATATATTCATTACGTCATATCactcttttaaaaaaaaaaaaaaataataataataatcctTTCGTTTGTGACAACGAGGAAATCTATTTATGACGGCATCTTCGCTAACCATGCAAGGGTTTCACTAAGCTAAGCTCCATTTcacccttggttagcgaagatgcTATGGCGGTCTCCTGTAGGCTTTAGAATCTTAAATCAAAGTAGTTAAGCTCCAATAATCTATTGCAGACTGTGTTATGTTTAGAATGTTTCGGCTGTTTTGCATCTCCCAGTCCTTATATTGACATTCATGTCgacatattttgattttgtcgCCCCCTAGATGGATGGTGCAGCTTAATTCATTTTGCATCTGACTCTCAATTTGTTTGAATGATGTTAAAATACCTTGTGTGTCTTGTGTACAATCATATCGATATTCATCTTCTTTGTTTCAGATTTTGGCTCGGCTGCTGTCTGATTCCTTTCTGTCTAAACGGATGCAAGGATGTTGTACACACGTGCCCGAACTGCCGCCAACAGGTTGGCAAATTCTCCCGGATGTAGGGAAGCTACTTCGGCATTTCCCGGGGAAAGAGACTTTATTCTAATACTATCGGTTTTTCATCGACATGGAACACACATTTTTTGTGATTATACATCTGTGATTGAACGTGTTCTCAACAGTAGACAACCACGCTATATAGTTTCATCTAGAATTTGTTATGGGAAGACATCAATGAAAATATCCTCAGATGCCATGACCGTTTGGGGGAAATGAGATGTCGGAGGTTTACGTGGAAGACCCGTAAAACTATATAACCGATTTGAAGCCATCCGGTGACGAAAAGAAATGTTAATATTGTATCTAACCTATCAACATTATTCTATAAATGATCTGAGGGAGAAAGGCGTTTTCATGGTATACCTAAATTATCACCATTCCGCAAATGTTCCCGAGGAGAGATGAGTTTTAATGATATACCCAAAACATCCCCATTATTCTGTAAATGATCTGAGGGAGAGTTACCGAGGACGGGGGTGATGTGCTGTCATATTCTTAATTATGTCAAATCCAATCTTTTTATTGGAGGATTTGTTTTATCTTGATAAATTCGGAGTAACAATGATACATTCTATTCCATTGTGATATTTACGGCCATGCGTGTGATAGTTTGATTACATGTGCCTATTCAGCTCGACAACAGTTTTACAACGGTGCCACCAAATCCTTCGAAGattatgtgtaatatacattatgtgtaatatacagtatgtgTAATATACGGTATgtgtaatatacaatatgtgtaatataaagtatgtgtaatatacagtatgtgtaatatacattatgtgtaatatacggtatgtgtaatatacagtatgtgtaatatacattatgtgtaatatacagtatgtgtaatatacattatgtgtaatatacggtatgtgtaatatacagtatgtgtaatatacattatgtgtaatatacagtatgtgtaatatacattatgtgtaatatacattatgtgtagtatacattatgtgtaatatacagtatgtgtaatatacattatgtgtaatatacaatatgtgtagtatacagtatgtgtagtatacagtatgtgtaatatacattatgtgtaatatacagtatgtgtagtatacagtatgtgtaatatacattatgtgtaatatacagtatgtgtaatatacattatgtgtaatatacattatgtgtaatatacataatgtgtaatatacaatatgtgtaatatacagtatgtgtaatatacattatatgtaatatacattatgtgtagtatacattatgtgtaatatacattatgtgtagtatacattatgtgtaatatacatCATGTGTAATATGTGTATAGTAATAGGTATTTACATTACTGGTATTTAGTGAACCATCTATAACAATGGAATCGCTGTCTTTTCTctcaatttacatgtatatagtagaTGATATTTTCGTGTTATTAATACTCTTTATGCTGTGACAGTTTACTTTGTATTAACTTTTActtaattttgatatcattttcCTGGTGCCATTAATGTTTCATGGGATTTTGGTGACATTTTTAACACAGGCATATTTAACGAAGGTCAACTCCTCAAACGGTAAAACTTTCATTGTACATGAACTACATAcgtaattatttttcttttggCAGAAGATCAATGTAAATAAGACTTCTAACTCACACTGTATAGAGACATTCCTTAAATAGACATGTTATCAGGTTGCtagatataaaacaatattcattCCAAAGCAATGACGTAATCTACAAGTTTACTGATTTTACGAAGGTTACAAGAAAATTAATTGCTGAAAGTACGACATTCAAAAATAAGTTCAAACTAATGAATCGTTGGTTCATTGAAGTTCGCTGATAACTACCACAACTGAAAGTGCGAGTTAAATGATGTTCACAGACATTACAAGGTTTGAACAGTAGTTCACAGACATTACAAGGTTTGAACAGTAGTTCACAGACATTACGAGGTTTGAACAGTAGTTCATTGACATAAATTTGTTTGAACAGAGAAGTTCattgaaaatataatgtttGAACAGTAGTTCATTGTCATTGGCATCACGAGGTTTGAACAATAGTTCACTGACATTAAGGTTTGAACAATAGTTCCCTGACATTAAGGTTTGAACAATAGTTCCTTGACATTAAGGTTTGAACGATAGTTCCATGACATTAAGGTTTGAACGATAGTTCCCTTGACATTAAGGTTTGAACAATAGTTCCTTGACATTAAGGTTTGAACAATAGCTCCTTGACATTAAGGTTTGAACAATAGTTCCCTGACATTAAGGTTTGAACAATAGTTCCTTGACATTAAGGTTTGAACAATAGTTCCCTGACATTAAGGTTTGAACAATAGTTCCCTGACATTAAGGTTTGAACAACAGCTCCCTGGCATTAAGGTTTGAACAATAGTTCCCTGGCATTAAGGTTTGAACAATAGTTCCCTGACATTAGGTTTAAACAGTAGTTTACTGACAGTACGAGGCAATAACAGAAATTGGCTGATACTACGATCCTTTCTTGAAATGCACTGGCAGTACAACGTTGACCAGTGGGGGACGTGTACCTGTAATATCAATGAGTTTCgcatgtacatgttatatgaGCGTTTTTTTGTAGTTTACTGGTGGTACACAAGCAAGCtttgacataatatatttatcatatatgaatatttacaatGGTGATTTATACAATAAGAAcagatattatgttatatttttcttgatgttgttttcattaaagcatgacacattttgtaaaaCTACGACATTTGAATTCAATTTTTATTCACACGTAAGTATAAATGATTAAACATGGGATccagaaaaaaatgcaaaagATCCATGAAAATACAGTATTGGGTCGAGAAAATTACTGTGTTTGACCATCATAGTATATACCTAAGACAGTGGGacagtatatatctactgtattgtaggtgtgacagtatatatctactgtattgtagatgtgacagtatatatctactgtattgtaggtatgacagtatatatctactgtattgtaggtgtgacagtatatatctactgtattgTAGGTGTGACactatatatctactgtaatgtaggtgtgacagtatatatctactgtattgTAGGTGTGACactatatatctactgtattgTAGGTGTGACactatatatctactgtattgTAGGTGTGACactatatatctactgtattgtaggtgtgacagtatatatctactgttttgtaggtgtgacagtatatatctactgtattgTAGATACAACAGTGTATTCTGCACCTATATATCCATGCTAGACTGCATTGTGGTGGTTTGGCTTTACCTCTCGTGTCCAAGAGTGGCGTTCAGGTATTTCGACATACAACAGATTATGATAAGATGTCCTTTGTTATACAGTCATTGTATTGATTGTACCATATATATCCACACGTGTATAGTCACCCTGTTATTGCATTTATTGACCAAATATTCGGTCTACATTTTGACATGCCGCATTGGTTATGGTTTTTACCTTTGTGctctttattgattaaggtttTCGAGGTGGCAGTCACAGTCATACTCCTATTGAGTATTAAAATGTACATAGCAACCTCGGGTAGTGATGGCAAACACCAGGAGTATGGAGGAGCACGGGAATCATGGCTTTTGCACACGGCACCACGGCCGAATACAGGTCCTGGAGTAGTAAGTCCGGTTAAATATACAGCTATATTTCACGTTGTACCTACATTATCAGTAAACAATGGTGGCCTACTTTCAATTTGAACTGTCGGTCTGCCATTTTGAGCTTTGAAATCGCTATTTTTATTCATTGGTTTGCGACAGTTATctgatgttatattttgtgtattggtTTACCTTATAAAATCTCTTGTCGAACCAAATAGTGATCGAGGAGAGGAGGGGGCTGcagtagaggtaattccttgaAACAAAggaacacacacatacatatagatCTGCTCTTTCACACAACAAGGGCATGGATAATACATTTCCCTTGTAGTTTTTTGGATGTTTTTCTCGTGTCGTCTGCTCATGTGACATTGTACAAATCACTTTGTATCGTATGCTGGTACAAATATGATCCTTCTCACGTAATCATGGATTTCTTCCTTCTTTCCAATTTCTTACTTTTGTTTGCGTCTCTGTACATATTCGTCCTCACACGACCCTACAGATGTGGCGGATACATAATGGGGACAAATTGTAGGGTATTTAGATGTCTGTTATAGGACTAACTACAGGCGTTAGACATTATCTACGGTACATTGCTATCTAGGGTAGTGTCCATTGTTCTTTTGTCTACGTTCTCAACGTAATTGGTTAGGTTGTTTTGTGCTGTATTGAAAAGAAAGACCAAAACCATGTTGTAGTGTCGCAAATCATATGAGTACCTTGTACCTGTATAATAACGGTATAAGTGGGTCTGTCTGTTTCTTGTTCATCGTGACCTAAAAATTATCATAGAGTCGATGCCAAGCGATAGTGGTCCTCATATCCATATTAAAGCTCTTAGCTTTTGACTTGAGTAGAGTATACATGCATATCAGATTTCAACAAATGTTATTGATTTATgagaaaaaagattgaaaaacaAACATAGCCTATATTAtttctatctatatatagtatagtgtagtatattgttattttgaaatttcaatgtTGAGAGTTTAAGTATGAAACATAAAATAGTTAGTATAAGATATGATCTTGGAAGTTaggaaaataatttttatatgataGTCTATTAGTTTCACAGTTGATTTCAAAATGTATCCATTTGAGAGCATATAGATTCCAGCATCCATATTCCCTCTATTCATGAGATACAAACCAAATTATTCATGCTGGCATATTAGCCATTGGTCGCGGTTTCTTTAGAGTACAATCCCTTTTTTGTGGGTAATACCtccatgaaataaaaatatatatacattcaagttaatccttacATATAAGAAAGAAAGAATTTGGCAGATATCTTAGtacttgtgtttttttttttacgtatATACATTCTATAGGGATACGTTAATAAGTACGTAGATTCAGAAGCTTATATCGTCTTTGTGTTCTCTTTGGAAGAAAATAAATGGTTCTTCATACCTAAATCATTCGTGTAAATcataatatactatataatccAATATACCTATAATATCACTATTGTATTCCTACCAGTCCTCAGATCCAGTCCTATTCATTGCCTATTAAAGTATGGCATTATATTCTGATAATGATAACGCGCAAAAATAACACCGGAAGTGACGATCTTTATGAACAGACAACAGGATGTTGACTAAGGAATCCGGAAGTGTGTTTTCTACACTATATTTGACATCCAGCGTGACAGCTTCCGTCTTCATCTTACTATTAAAACTATTAATTTATATCGGTGATTAATACTATCTATAACTAAAATACAGCTGAAAAAAACGCACAGAATTGGATGAGTCAGTATACATATTTagaaataatacaaatgtacaaaaaacATTAGATCGGTATGTATACAGCCATAATATCAGTGTTCATTCAATATAAAAATTCCTACCGGAAGGAAAATCAGCATTCATACCGCTTTTGAAGTAGTtcattacattataaatttgcatatacaatgtattacctTTGGTGTTTTTCATCTGACTACAGTGAAAACATATGTCGTCATTATGTACATTCATAGCCTTCCTTAGGTTTTCGCTGTTATAATGAATCATAGATCAAAGACAAGATGTGTAGTTTTTATAGCGTAATCCGTTATATTGTGGCTAGCTTTGTCATAAAAAAAGTTTGATCGTAAGTAAGATAAAAGATTTTCCAACTAACAGTCTATGCAGTTGCATTATTCAAAAATGGTTTTGAAGACGTGCCCTTATTGATCAAAgtatcccccctccccccttcaGTGACCCCATGGCAGCTTTTCTACGTTGATGCAAAACGTAAGAGCTTAAACTAATGTCATACCGAGGATATACACAAGTGATATAGCTTTGATGAAGCTCAACGAAAACTTACTCAGAGatactttttttgtttgttaggTACTTTTTTTACAAGACACAAGAAACTTAAGTATTGTCTTGAAAATGATAAGCTATGAAATAAGGAATTACACGGAACAGAGAGAAAAACAGCAACTATTTACTAAAACTAAATCTTATCATTagtagtttaaa from Pecten maximus chromosome 1, xPecMax1.1, whole genome shotgun sequence includes these protein-coding regions:
- the LOC117334851 gene encoding LITAF domain-containing protein-like isoform X2, which codes for MAQQQAPPPPGYQPAHQTVVVTTPGYAQPLIFREGPVNMSCPFCQAQIVTTTTYVTGTLAWLICGILILLGFWLGCCLIPFCLNGCKDVVHTCPNCRQQVGKFSRM
- the LOC117334851 gene encoding LITAF domain-containing protein-like isoform X1, producing the protein MASQPPPQQQPPPPGGYPPPPAGYSAPPPAGYSAPPPMYQPNPAHQTVVVTTPGYAQPLIFREGPVNMSCPFCQAQIVTTTTYVTGTLAWLICGILILLGFWLGCCLIPFCLNGCKDVVHTCPNCRQQVGKFSRM